A DNA window from Gorilla gorilla gorilla isolate KB3781 chromosome 19, NHGRI_mGorGor1-v2.1_pri, whole genome shotgun sequence contains the following coding sequences:
- the TMEM220 gene encoding transmembrane protein 220 isoform X8, with amino-acid sequence MAPALWRACNGLMAAFFALAALVQVNDPDAEVWVVVYTIPAVLTLLVGLNPQVTGNVIWKSISALHILFCTVWAVGLASYLLHRTQQNILHEEEGRELCGLVIITAWIILCHSSSKIYPDVG; translated from the exons ATGGCGCCTGCCCTGTGGCGGGCCTGCAACGGACTCATGGCCGCCTTCTTCGCGCTGGCGGCCTTGGTGCAG GTAAATGACCCAGATGCAGAGGTGTGGGTG GTGGTGTACACAATCCCTGCAGTACTGACCCTGCTTGTTGGACTTAACCCTCAAGTCACAG GTAATGTTATTTGGAAAAGTATCTCTGCACTACACATACTCTTTTGTACGGTGTGGGCTGTTGGCTTGGCGTCCTACCTCTTGCATCGTACACAACAGAACATCTTACATGAGGAAGAAGGCAG GGAGCTGTGTGGTCTGGTGATTATTACAGCATGGATTATCCTGTGCCACAGTTCCTCAAA